A portion of the Syntrophaceae bacterium genome contains these proteins:
- a CDS encoding DEAD/DEAH box helicase produces MSFKSFELHPQILAGVEALGYEEPTPIQTQCIPLILQGRDVMGMAQTGTGKTAAFGLPILQRLMSGPRRRVRALIIAPTRELAEQIHEAIGQLGRKTKVKSVTVYGGVKQNPQVRKLKEGAEIVVACPGRLLDLMDQGVIDLSHIEVLVLDEADRMFDMGFLPDVRRILSRIPAERQTLLFSATIPEEIRELARDILKDPVTVQVGEAAPVSTVSHALYPVEQHLKTALLVKILERTDTDSVLVFTRTKDRATRVAKHLKKAGFPVTFLQGDLSQSQRQEAINGFRKGKYRILVATDIAARGLDISRISHVINYDMPDTVDAYIHRIGRTGRAERTGDAFTFVTREDRAFVWEIERVLGEQIERRTLEDFDYTAPPRPAGRDGRGRHPGREREEEAPRPLPMQRDLSVFAGFHAAAGFPEKARKVTLFSTPRSRSRRLRSVR; encoded by the coding sequence ATGAGTTTCAAGTCGTTCGAGTTGCATCCACAGATTCTAGCGGGCGTCGAGGCCCTCGGCTACGAGGAACCCACGCCGATCCAGACCCAGTGCATCCCGCTCATCCTGCAGGGCCGGGACGTCATGGGAATGGCCCAGACCGGGACGGGGAAAACGGCCGCCTTCGGCCTCCCGATCCTGCAGAGGCTGATGTCGGGGCCGCGCAGGCGGGTCCGCGCCCTGATCATCGCCCCGACCCGTGAGCTGGCCGAGCAGATCCACGAGGCCATCGGCCAGCTGGGCCGCAAGACGAAAGTGAAGAGCGTCACCGTGTACGGCGGCGTGAAGCAGAACCCCCAGGTCAGGAAACTCAAGGAGGGTGCCGAGATCGTCGTGGCCTGCCCGGGCAGGCTTCTGGACCTCATGGACCAGGGGGTCATTGACCTGTCCCACATCGAAGTGCTGGTCCTCGACGAGGCGGACCGCATGTTCGACATGGGATTCCTGCCCGATGTCCGAAGAATCCTGAGCCGGATCCCCGCCGAACGGCAGACCCTGCTGTTCTCGGCCACCATCCCCGAGGAGATCCGCGAGCTGGCCCGGGACATCCTGAAAGACCCCGTCACCGTGCAGGTGGGCGAGGCGGCCCCGGTGTCCACGGTCTCCCACGCCCTGTACCCCGTGGAGCAGCACCTCAAGACGGCGCTGCTCGTGAAGATCCTGGAGCGCACGGACACGGACTCCGTCCTCGTGTTCACCCGCACGAAGGACCGGGCGACGCGCGTGGCCAAGCACCTCAAGAAGGCGGGTTTCCCCGTCACGTTCCTCCAGGGGGACCTCTCCCAGAGCCAGCGGCAGGAAGCGATCAACGGATTCCGGAAGGGGAAATACAGGATCCTCGTGGCTACGGACATCGCGGCCCGGGGTCTCGACATCTCGCGGATCTCCCACGTGATCAACTACGACATGCCCGACACGGTCGATGCCTACATCCACCGCATAGGGCGGACGGGACGGGCCGAGCGGACCGGGGACGCCTTCACCTTCGTCACCCGCGAGGACCGGGCGTTCGTCTGGGAGATCGAACGGGTGCTGGGCGAGCAGATCGAGCGGCGGACGCTGGAAGACTTCGATTACACCGCGCCGCCGAGACCCGCCGGCAGGGACGGGCGCGGAAGGCACCCGGGCCGCGAGCGTGAGGAGGAGGCCCCGAGACCCCTCCCGATGCAGCGCGATCTGTCGGTGTTCGCCGGATTCCACGCCGCCGCGGGCTTCCCGGAGAAGGCTCGGAAGGTCACCCTCTTTTCGACGCCCCGATCGAGATCACGCCGGCTGCGCAGCGTGCGCTGA
- a CDS encoding RNA-binding protein, with amino-acid sequence MKIYVGNMPYSITEEDLKQAFEAFGQVESVTIIKDKMSGQSKGFGFVEMGSADQAQAAISGMNGKDMKGRKLNVNEARPRQDDGRGGGMRRPGGGGGGRPRY; translated from the coding sequence ATGAAGATTTACGTCGGGAACATGCCCTACAGCATCACGGAAGAGGATCTCAAGCAGGCCTTCGAAGCATTCGGGCAGGTTGAGTCCGTGACGATCATCAAGGACAAGATGAGCGGACAGTCCAAGGGTTTCGGCTTCGTCGAAATGGGCTCGGCAGACCAGGCCCAAGCCGCCATCAGCGGGATGAACGGAAAGGATATGAAGGGACGGAAACTCAACGTCAACGAGGCGCGTCCCCGCCAGGACGACGGGCGCGGCGGCGGCATGCGGCGCCCCGGCGGCGGCGGTGGCGGAAGGCCCCGTTACTAG
- a CDS encoding DUF493 domain-containing protein produces the protein MKPPRDRFMIISRWGRGPDIQYPCPWGYKVIGADLERLQNAIAEVLQELPHTVTPSHRSLTGKYHCLDVEIVVTSEECRLSIYEGLRRHPAVKIVL, from the coding sequence GTGAAACCACCCCGGGACCGCTTCATGATCATCAGCCGCTGGGGCCGCGGCCCCGACATCCAGTACCCCTGCCCCTGGGGCTACAAGGTGATCGGCGCGGACTTGGAACGCCTGCAAAACGCCATCGCCGAGGTGCTCCAGGAGCTTCCGCACACCGTCACCCCGTCCCACCGGAGCCTTACGGGCAAGTACCACTGCCTCGACGTGGAGATCGTCGTTACAAGCGAGGAATGCCGCCTCTCGATCTACGAGGGTCTGCGCCGTCACCCCGCCGTGAAGATCGTCCTGTAA
- a CDS encoding MBL fold metallo-hydrolase: MQARSALIGFVLLLAFVSCTANPAWGQTKDIETLARERAHHTNPGFRNPWLPEERAGSTLRLLEWKFSPNPFRKEKRQRPYFPVTRPDVPAILSAEDSVTYLGHATLWIRVNGQNILTDPVFGDIVYFISRHAPFPLPPEELPPMQVILISHSHYDHLDKDSIRKIGTGPLYLTPLGYRDWLESVLPGARVIELDWFQKYTIHGVTYRLLPAQHWTKRTPWDTNRRLWGSWLIESANRKVFFAGDSGYFPGFAEIGRKFGPIDAALLPIGAYEPRWFMSVYHIDPEEAVLASKELRARVLIPQQWGVFDLTDEPMDLPVKDYRKAAERAGLTEQQALLIPHGGTYYFP, from the coding sequence ATGCAGGCACGGTCGGCACTGATCGGGTTCGTCCTACTGCTGGCGTTCGTTTCGTGCACAGCGAATCCGGCCTGGGGGCAGACAAAGGATATCGAGACGCTTGCGCGCGAGAGGGCCCATCACACCAACCCGGGCTTTCGCAATCCCTGGCTGCCGGAAGAGCGGGCGGGAAGCACGCTGCGGCTCCTCGAATGGAAGTTCAGTCCCAACCCCTTCCGGAAGGAAAAGCGCCAGCGGCCCTACTTCCCCGTTACACGGCCCGACGTTCCCGCCATCTTGAGCGCGGAGGACTCCGTCACCTACCTGGGGCACGCCACCCTCTGGATACGGGTCAACGGCCAGAACATCCTGACAGACCCCGTGTTCGGGGATATCGTGTATTTCATCAGCCGCCATGCGCCGTTTCCGCTGCCGCCGGAGGAACTCCCCCCGATGCAGGTGATCCTCATCTCTCACAGCCACTACGACCATCTCGACAAGGACAGCATCCGGAAAATCGGCACGGGGCCGCTCTACCTGACGCCTCTCGGCTACCGGGACTGGCTGGAGAGTGTCCTGCCCGGCGCGAGGGTCATCGAGCTGGACTGGTTCCAGAAATACACGATCCACGGTGTGACCTACCGGCTCCTGCCCGCGCAGCACTGGACGAAGCGGACCCCCTGGGACACCAACAGGCGGCTCTGGGGGTCCTGGCTCATCGAGTCGGCGAACCGCAAGGTTTTCTTCGCGGGAGATTCCGGCTATTTCCCGGGTTTTGCCGAGATCGGCCGCAAGTTCGGGCCCATCGACGCGGCGCTGCTCCCGATTGGGGCCTACGAGCCCCGCTGGTTCATGTCGGTCTACCACATCGACCCCGAAGAGGCCGTGCTGGCATCCAAGGAGCTTCGGGCCAGGGTGCTCATCCCCCAGCAGTGGGGGGTCTTCGACCTGACCGACGAGCCGATGGATCTTCCCGTCAAAGACTATCGCAAGGCGGCCGAGAGGGCGGGGCTGACGGAACAGCAGGCGCTGCTGATCCCCCACGGGGGCACCTACTATTTTCCGTGA
- a CDS encoding glycoside hydrolase family 3 protein codes for MRRLIPFLIALALLFGAAPAAAGTGTEPSLDAKIGQMIMVGFRGLSVTDGAPIVQDIRKRHIGGVILFDYDVPTGTWGRNIASPGQLRRLIGALQEAAATPLFVAVDQEGGKVARLKEKAGFPATQSQKRLGARGDPGGTARQAERTAKTLAGLGINLNFAPVVDLDLDPANPVIGKLERSFSRDPDTVSRHALAVIEAHRRHGVLTAPKHFPGHGSAAGDTHEGFVDVTGRWSAVELKPFERLIRSGRADLIMTAHVFNGDLDPEWPSTLSRKTLTDLLRRDMGFAGVVITDDLQMRAIAARYDFETVIGRTILAGADILLFANNSVYEEDVAARAAAAIRALVEKGVIPRERIDESYRRIMKLKERLSMRKR; via the coding sequence ATGCGTCGGCTCATCCCTTTTCTGATCGCACTCGCACTGCTTTTCGGGGCAGCGCCCGCGGCGGCCGGCACCGGTACGGAGCCAAGCCTCGATGCAAAAATCGGCCAGATGATCATGGTGGGGTTCCGGGGCCTCAGCGTGACCGACGGGGCTCCCATCGTGCAGGATATCCGCAAGCGTCACATCGGGGGCGTGATCCTCTTCGACTATGACGTCCCAACGGGCACCTGGGGTCGCAACATCGCTTCCCCCGGCCAGCTTCGCCGGCTCATCGGCGCCCTGCAGGAAGCGGCTGCGACCCCCCTGTTCGTCGCCGTCGACCAGGAGGGGGGAAAGGTCGCCCGGCTGAAGGAGAAGGCAGGCTTTCCCGCGACGCAGTCCCAGAAAAGACTCGGCGCCCGGGGCGACCCCGGCGGCACGGCAAGACAGGCGGAGCGCACGGCGAAGACGCTGGCGGGTCTGGGCATCAACCTCAACTTCGCCCCCGTGGTGGACCTCGATCTCGACCCGGCAAACCCGGTCATCGGAAAGCTCGAGAGGAGCTTTTCCCGCGACCCCGATACGGTCAGCCGCCACGCCCTGGCCGTTATCGAGGCCCATCGGCGCCACGGCGTCCTGACGGCGCCGAAACACTTCCCGGGTCACGGGAGCGCCGCGGGGGACACCCACGAGGGGTTCGTCGACGTGACGGGCCGTTGGTCGGCCGTGGAGTTGAAGCCCTTCGAGCGCCTGATCCGCAGCGGCCGGGCCGACCTGATCATGACCGCCCATGTCTTCAACGGCGATCTCGACCCCGAGTGGCCTTCGACCCTCTCCCGGAAGACCCTGACCGATCTGCTGCGGCGCGACATGGGGTTTGCGGGGGTGGTGATCACCGATGATCTGCAGATGAGGGCCATCGCCGCCCGCTACGACTTCGAGACGGTCATCGGGCGGACGATCCTCGCCGGCGCCGACATCCTGCTGTTCGCCAACAATTCCGTCTACGAGGAAGACGTCGCCGCCCGGGCCGCGGCGGCGATCCGCGCCCTCGTCGAAAAGGGCGTGATCCCCCGGGAGCGGATCGACGAGTCCTACCGGCGGATCATGAAGCTCAAGGAACGCCTGTCCATGCGAAAGAGGTGA
- a CDS encoding bifunctional metallophosphatase/5'-nucleotidase, translating into MKRIPAVLAALLILLSSSFPGAAAAETVDLTVLHINDFHGNLLPKPGKEGRPATGGISRIAKMVAEEREQNPDGTLLLSAGDMFQGTPISNLFRGRPVIEAMNRMGLDAMTVGNHEFDWGMEAFHDLRQAAAFPFLSANIVDGQGALLPGVKPYILVPRKGLKIAVIGITTPETHYATKPGNLQGYRVIAVEKVLPALIGKVRQEGAGTVIVLSHLGLDEDREMASKVGGIDLIVGGHSHTEVKTPVVVGSTIIVQAGYYGQHLGVLKISVDKASGKIVRHPARGILRKVRSGPADPVDEKVESIVRRYDSQIREEFGRIVGETRVDLAKRPFESNLGNLVTDAMREATGADAAIQNNGGIRTTVPRGKITLEQVYMLLPFDNNLMTLELTGSQVAEILEHNAKTEGMLQVSGLRVVYDMAAPEGSRVKELFIDGKPAEHSKTYRVTTNDFLAAGGDRFGMFREGKNAVVGDNVRDAFLDYLKRHSPVSPRTEGRIVVTP; encoded by the coding sequence ATGAAAAGAATCCCCGCGGTTCTCGCTGCATTGCTGATCCTCCTCTCCTCTTCGTTTCCCGGCGCGGCGGCGGCCGAAACGGTCGACCTCACCGTCCTTCACATCAACGACTTCCACGGCAATCTCCTCCCCAAGCCGGGCAAGGAGGGCAGGCCGGCAACAGGCGGCATCTCCCGGATCGCGAAGATGGTCGCCGAGGAGCGGGAACAGAACCCCGACGGAACGCTCCTGCTCTCCGCGGGTGACATGTTCCAGGGCACGCCCATCTCGAACCTCTTCCGGGGCAGGCCCGTCATCGAGGCCATGAACCGCATGGGGCTCGACGCCATGACCGTGGGCAATCACGAGTTCGACTGGGGGATGGAGGCCTTCCACGACCTGAGGCAGGCGGCGGCCTTCCCCTTCCTGTCGGCCAACATCGTCGACGGTCAGGGGGCACTGCTGCCGGGGGTCAAGCCCTATATCCTCGTCCCCAGAAAGGGGCTGAAGATCGCCGTCATCGGCATCACGACACCCGAGACGCACTACGCGACAAAGCCGGGGAATCTCCAGGGGTATCGGGTGATCGCCGTCGAGAAGGTCCTCCCGGCGCTGATCGGGAAAGTCAGGCAGGAAGGGGCCGGCACGGTGATCGTCCTGTCGCACCTGGGACTCGACGAGGACAGGGAGATGGCCTCGAAGGTCGGCGGCATCGATCTCATCGTGGGCGGACACAGCCACACCGAGGTGAAAACGCCGGTGGTCGTCGGCTCGACGATCATCGTCCAGGCCGGCTACTACGGGCAGCACCTCGGGGTCCTGAAGATATCCGTGGACAAGGCTTCGGGGAAGATCGTCCGGCACCCCGCGCGGGGGATCCTGCGGAAGGTCCGGTCGGGCCCGGCGGACCCCGTGGATGAGAAGGTGGAATCGATCGTGAGGAGGTACGACAGCCAGATCCGCGAGGAATTCGGGCGCATCGTCGGAGAGACACGGGTCGACCTTGCCAAGCGGCCCTTCGAGTCCAACCTGGGCAACCTCGTCACGGATGCCATGCGCGAGGCGACGGGAGCCGATGCGGCGATCCAGAACAACGGGGGGATCCGGACGACCGTGCCGAGGGGGAAGATCACCCTGGAGCAGGTTTACATGCTGCTGCCCTTCGACAACAACCTCATGACCCTGGAGCTCACGGGGTCCCAGGTCGCGGAGATCCTCGAGCACAACGCGAAGACGGAGGGCATGCTGCAGGTGTCGGGGCTCAGGGTGGTGTACGACATGGCGGCGCCGGAAGGTTCCCGGGTCAAGGAGCTGTTCATCGACGGGAAGCCCGCAGAGCACTCGAAAACCTACCGGGTGACGACGAACGATTTCCTCGCGGCAGGCGGGGACCGCTTCGGCATGTTCCGCGAGGGGAAGAACGCCGTCGTCGGGGACAACGTGCGGGACGCGTTTCTCGATTACCTCAAGAGACACTCCCCCGTCTCGCCCCGAACGGAAGGAAGGATCGTGGTGACGCCATGA
- a CDS encoding NAD(P)/FAD-dependent oxidoreductase, with amino-acid sequence MGNRFDVIIIGAGPAGIACAQALAGSRLSVLVLEKNETIGPKACAGGLTRTAVGFGVPRDRARLFPEQVICIGDLPPFRIALNHPMVTVSRADLARHHLAGLEKAPNIEIAAGVKATGLSDGTVSTTRGAFSFRHLVAADGSQSLVRRHLGLPTRFGVGLYYEVPRLADEVRFHFKPTIFRSGFLWVFPHRDCTNVGIGFNPERLTAGLAKVILQQFVKEMGFAADGVRLKGGTISHLYRGLRFGNIFLAGDAAGLASRATGEGIPFALVSGREIGRALLEPGYRMPELSRMLAFKRRQERYWGLFEALPRAQKTLLAAYLTMMKRPWMQAYMGY; translated from the coding sequence GTGGGCAACCGGTTCGACGTGATCATCATCGGTGCGGGACCGGCGGGAATCGCCTGCGCGCAAGCGCTGGCGGGCTCGCGCCTCAGCGTCCTGGTGCTCGAGAAGAACGAGACGATCGGCCCCAAGGCCTGCGCGGGCGGTCTGACACGCACGGCGGTCGGGTTCGGGGTCCCGCGGGACCGCGCCCGCCTGTTTCCCGAGCAGGTCATCTGCATCGGGGACCTGCCGCCCTTCCGCATCGCGCTGAACCACCCGATGGTGACGGTGAGCCGGGCGGATCTTGCCCGTCATCACCTCGCCGGGCTCGAAAAGGCTCCCAACATCGAAATCGCTGCGGGGGTGAAAGCGACCGGCCTTTCCGACGGCACGGTCTCGACCACCCGGGGTGCCTTTTCCTTTCGGCACCTCGTGGCCGCCGACGGCTCGCAGTCCCTCGTGAGAAGACATCTCGGGCTCCCTACCCGGTTCGGCGTCGGCCTGTACTACGAAGTGCCCCGGCTTGCCGACGAGGTCCGGTTTCACTTCAAGCCGACGATCTTCCGCTCGGGGTTCCTGTGGGTCTTCCCGCACCGCGACTGCACGAACGTCGGGATCGGGTTCAACCCCGAGAGGCTCACGGCGGGACTTGCCAAGGTGATCCTCCAGCAGTTCGTCAAGGAGATGGGGTTTGCCGCAGACGGTGTCCGCCTCAAGGGCGGGACGATCAGCCACCTGTACCGGGGCTTGCGTTTCGGGAACATCTTCCTCGCGGGCGACGCGGCGGGACTGGCGTCGAGGGCAACCGGCGAAGGCATCCCGTTCGCCCTCGTGAGTGGCCGTGAAATCGGGCGGGCCCTGCTCGAGCCCGGCTACCGGATGCCCGAGCTTTCCCGGATGCTCGCCTTCAAGCGCAGGCAGGAGAGATACTGGGGCCTTTTCGAGGCCCTGCCCCGGGCGCAGAAGACGCTGCTGGCCGCGTATCTCACGATGATGAAAAGGCCGTGGATGCAGGCCTACATGGGATATTAA
- a CDS encoding FAD-dependent oxidoreductase: MKEYEVIIVGGGPAGIFAALTLAAGGARDVLLLEQGKGIGDRSRSCAGDMLCGWGGAGAYSDGKLTLSTEVGGHLGEFLDDKSLFALLAEADRIYVEHGAPDRLFGDLSPAVEELAEKARLAGLEFIPSRIRHIGTENCVNVLGRMYESLAGRIEICTDCRVQSILAREGRVTGVKLADGETRCGRHVIVAPGRSGAAWMKEEAKALGIRTRASAVDIGVRVELPATVLKPLTDVSYESKLVYYSKSFDDRVRTFCMNPYGEVVAESNEGLVTVNGHSYASRKSENTNFAILVSSSFTEPFDDPIAYGRYIAQLANLLGQGVIVQRLGDLMQGRRSTKDRIAKCLTRPTLGDATPGDLSFVFPYRHLKNIIEMLQAMDSLAPGVSSRHTLLYGVEVKFYSNRIEVSKELETRVANLFTVGDGAGITRGLLQASASGILAARAIAARLGLSG; the protein is encoded by the coding sequence ATGAAAGAGTACGAGGTCATCATCGTCGGCGGCGGCCCCGCGGGGATCTTCGCCGCCTTGACGCTGGCCGCAGGCGGCGCGAGGGACGTCCTGCTGCTCGAACAGGGCAAGGGGATCGGGGACCGCAGCCGCAGCTGCGCCGGCGACATGCTCTGCGGTTGGGGCGGTGCAGGGGCCTACAGTGACGGCAAGCTGACCCTTTCGACGGAGGTGGGGGGGCACCTCGGGGAATTTCTCGACGACAAGTCCCTTTTTGCCCTCCTCGCCGAGGCCGACCGCATCTACGTGGAGCACGGGGCCCCGGACCGGCTGTTCGGCGATCTCTCTCCCGCGGTGGAGGAGCTTGCAGAGAAGGCCCGCCTTGCCGGTCTCGAGTTCATCCCCTCCCGGATCCGCCACATCGGCACGGAGAACTGCGTCAACGTGCTGGGAAGGATGTACGAGTCGCTCGCGGGCAGGATCGAGATCTGCACGGACTGCCGTGTGCAGTCGATCCTGGCCCGGGAGGGCCGGGTCACCGGGGTGAAGCTCGCCGACGGCGAGACCCGCTGCGGCCGCCACGTGATCGTGGCGCCCGGCCGCTCGGGGGCCGCGTGGATGAAGGAGGAGGCAAAAGCCCTGGGGATCCGGACGAGGGCCAGCGCCGTCGACATCGGGGTCCGCGTCGAGCTTCCCGCCACGGTCCTCAAGCCTCTCACCGACGTGAGCTACGAGTCGAAGCTCGTCTACTACTCGAAGAGCTTCGACGACCGGGTGCGCACCTTCTGCATGAACCCGTACGGGGAGGTGGTGGCCGAGAGCAACGAGGGGCTCGTCACGGTCAACGGCCACAGCTACGCGTCCAGGAAGTCCGAAAACACCAACTTCGCGATTCTGGTGAGCAGCTCCTTCACGGAGCCCTTCGACGACCCCATCGCCTACGGCCGCTATATCGCCCAGCTCGCGAATCTCCTGGGCCAGGGGGTCATTGTCCAGCGTCTGGGCGACCTGATGCAGGGCCGCCGATCCACGAAGGACCGCATCGCGAAATGCCTCACCCGCCCGACCTTGGGCGATGCCACCCCGGGGGACCTGAGCTTCGTGTTCCCGTACCGGCACCTCAAGAACATCATCGAGATGCTTCAGGCCATGGACAGCCTGGCCCCGGGCGTCAGTTCCCGCCACACGCTGCTCTACGGGGTGGAGGTCAAGTTCTATTCAAACCGCATCGAAGTGTCGAAGGAACTCGAGACGCGAGTCGCCAACCTCTTCACCGTCGGCGACGGGGCAGGCATCACGCGGGGGCTTCTGCAGGCCTCGGCCAGCGGCATCCTGGCCGCGCGGGCGATCGCCGCGCGTCTCGGTCTCAGCGGGTAG
- a CDS encoding DUF2147 domain-containing protein, protein MKRIGIALGLIVACLSAYSAVHAADTDAIVGKWWNQEKESQIEIYKTDGKYFGKIVYLKEPVYPANDPEGMAGKTKVDRKNPDVNKRNTPLIGLVLLSNFTYTGDNLWENGTIYDPRDGKTYKCKMTLESPDILNVRGFIGFSLLGKTNTWTRVK, encoded by the coding sequence ATGAAGAGGATTGGAATCGCTCTGGGGTTGATCGTGGCGTGTCTGTCCGCGTACTCCGCGGTCCATGCAGCAGACACGGATGCAATTGTGGGGAAATGGTGGAACCAGGAAAAGGAATCCCAGATCGAAATTTACAAAACCGATGGTAAATATTTTGGGAAAATCGTCTATCTGAAAGAACCTGTATATCCCGCAAATGATCCGGAAGGGATGGCGGGAAAAACGAAAGTAGACAGGAAGAATCCAGACGTAAATAAAAGAAATACCCCTTTAATAGGGCTAGTTTTGCTATCAAACTTCACCTATACTGGGGACAACCTTTGGGAAAACGGAACCATCTATGACCCCCGCGATGGTAAAACATACAAATGCAAAATGACATTAGAATCGCCAGATATTTTGAATGTTCGTGGATTTATTGGATTCTCTCTGTTGGGAAAGACAAACACATGGACAAGAGTCAAATAG
- a CDS encoding M48 family metalloprotease, which yields MIKFSIKLLIVWLSLLVLFGCGPKLKKIDISDPAVRAEREKQQQLLAENFLKQQSRLMRISGPILCSAAEFAPAEKVNAYYGLFFIHKDIISQEMKNTFVRMYGLGENPKVLYIAPDSPAEKGGIKNGDEILKINGKSFNGKEIYKIWAEERKKSTNINLTVSREKEVKSVTLNGIPSYSSAVLLSSDQRINAYADGTNVVIFMGIMNALSDEEISIIVGHEVAHNLLEHVSKTRGNAALGTVADVIVSGLLSFAARTPISTRGAFTNVGATVYSKEFEGEADYMGLYLSARAGFDIKQAADMWRKMAVLNPGSIKEKSYFSSHPSSPERYLAMEKTIIEIESKRKENKPLIPDKRSE from the coding sequence ATGATAAAATTTTCAATCAAATTGCTTATTGTTTGGCTCTCTCTTCTTGTTTTGTTTGGCTGTGGACCTAAATTGAAGAAAATTGACATTTCGGATCCCGCGGTAAGAGCGGAACGTGAAAAACAACAGCAGTTACTCGCCGAAAATTTCCTAAAACAACAATCCCGTCTCATGAGAATATCTGGGCCAATTTTATGTTCTGCGGCCGAATTTGCACCTGCTGAAAAGGTGAATGCATATTATGGTTTATTTTTTATCCACAAGGACATCATTTCGCAGGAAATGAAAAATACATTTGTGAGGATGTATGGGCTTGGTGAAAATCCAAAAGTTCTCTATATAGCTCCTGATTCTCCAGCAGAAAAAGGAGGTATCAAAAACGGTGATGAGATTTTGAAAATCAATGGCAAATCCTTTAATGGAAAAGAAATTTACAAAATTTGGGCAGAGGAAAGAAAGAAGTCAACAAACATTAACCTCACTGTTTCCAGAGAAAAAGAAGTCAAGAGCGTTACATTGAATGGTATTCCATCTTATTCTTCAGCAGTATTGCTCAGTTCTGATCAGAGAATTAACGCATATGCAGATGGGACAAATGTTGTAATTTTCATGGGTATTATGAATGCGCTTTCTGATGAAGAAATATCAATCATTGTCGGACACGAAGTGGCACACAATTTACTCGAACATGTTTCTAAGACACGGGGTAATGCAGCGCTTGGAACAGTTGCGGATGTCATCGTTTCCGGCTTACTTTCATTCGCAGCAAGAACACCGATTAGCACAAGAGGTGCGTTCACCAATGTTGGGGCGACAGTATATTCAAAAGAATTTGAGGGTGAAGCGGATTACATGGGGTTGTATTTGTCCGCACGTGCTGGGTTTGACATAAAACAGGCTGCGGACATGTGGAGAAAGATGGCTGTTTTGAATCCTGGAAGCATCAAGGAAAAATCTTATTTCTCAAGCCATCCGAGTTCTCCAGAGCGTTACCTTGCCATGGAAAAAACGATTATCGAAATCGAATCTAAGCGTAAAGAAAACAAGCCGTTGATTCCCGATAAACGATCGGAATAA
- a CDS encoding lytic transglycosylase domain-containing protein: MRLIAKPVFCAAVLVGMTLGTLFPAAEARADIYRYTDENGVMHITNLPTSPNYKLWIKERRVIIKAGIDMTKYGPLIQKASEKYKVDYSLVKAVIKAESNFNHKAVSPKGAQGLMQLMPKTASTLQVKDSFEPESNIEGGVKYLRYLMNVYNGHLPLALAAYNAGEKAVARYGGIPPYAETQGYVKRVLALYKQYSAEPKEGRTAIVSMRPEVVSD; encoded by the coding sequence ATGCGCCTCATCGCCAAACCCGTTTTCTGCGCCGCGGTGCTGGTCGGCATGACGCTGGGGACCCTCTTCCCGGCTGCGGAGGCCCGCGCCGACATCTACCGCTACACCGACGAGAACGGGGTCATGCACATCACCAACCTGCCCACCAGCCCCAACTACAAGCTCTGGATCAAGGAGCGGCGGGTGATCATCAAGGCGGGCATCGACATGACCAAGTACGGGCCCCTGATCCAGAAGGCCTCGGAGAAGTACAAGGTCGACTACTCCCTCGTCAAGGCCGTCATCAAGGCCGAGTCCAACTTCAACCACAAGGCCGTCTCGCCCAAGGGTGCCCAGGGCCTCATGCAGCTCATGCCCAAGACCGCCTCGACCCTTCAGGTGAAGGACAGCTTCGAGCCCGAGTCCAACATCGAGGGCGGCGTCAAGTACCTGCGCTATCTCATGAACGTCTACAACGGCCACCTGCCCCTGGCCCTCGCGGCCTACAACGCGGGCGAGAAGGCCGTGGCCCGGTACGGCGGCATCCCCCCCTACGCAGAGACGCAGGGCTATGTCAAGCGGGTCCTGGCCCTGTACAAGCAGTACAGCGCGGAGCCCAAGGAGGGCCGGACGGCGATCGTGTCGATGCGGCCCGAGGTCGTCTCGGATTAG